The following proteins are encoded in a genomic region of Maribacter hydrothermalis:
- a CDS encoding 2-oxoglutarate dehydrogenase E1 component, whose amino-acid sequence MDKYSFLNTAHTSFFSELYDKYLVNPDSVEPSWRAFFQGFDFGLESSLDELSIDENRTTAIVNGATSEMPESLQKEFQVIRLIDGYRSRGHLFTATNPVRERRHYEPSLAIKNFGLEESDLATIFNAGDIIGIGPSSLNEIVRHLESIYCDAIGVEYMFIRNPERLKWIQDWINVNDNHPNFNPERKKHILKKLNHAISFETFLHTKYVGQKRFSLEGNESLIPALDVIVERAAEMGVEQFVMGMAHRGRLNVLTNIFGKSAKDIFSEFDGKDYEQEIFDGDVKYHLGWTSDRKSDNGNKIKMNIAPNPSHLETVGAVVEGIARAKQDAHYQDDFSKVLPIVVHGDAAIAGQGLVYELVQMANLDGYKTGGTIHIVVNNQIGFTTNYLDARTSTYCTDVAKVTLSPVLHVNSDDAEAVVHASLFALEYRMRFSSDVFIDLLGYRKYGHNEGDEPRFTQPKLYKAIAKHKNPRDIYAERLIKEDVIDDTYVAELEKQYKDSLEEKLEDSRKEDKTVITPFMADEWKGFENVREWEMMDAVDTTFKKAELTKIAKVLTELPKGKKFLRKVEKLVNDRKNMYFESDNLDWAMGELLAYGSLLEEGFAVRMSGQDVERGTFSHRHAVMKVEESEEEVILLNKLSEKQAKFQIYNSLLSEYGVVGFDYGYAMASPNTLTIWEAQFGDFSNGAQIMIDQYISAAEDKWKLQNGLVMLLPHGYEGQGAEHSSARMERYLQLCAKDNMYIADVTTPAQMFHILRRQMKANFRKPLIIFTPKSLLRHPKAVSKISELTEGSFQEVIDDETADVKKVKSLVFCTGKFYYDLLAVKEEQNRDDVALVRVEQLFPLPEDKMKKVMAKYKNANDLVWAQEEPRNMGAWSHLLMHFSEVQKFRVVSRRFYAAPAAGSAVRSKIRHQQVIDYVFDKSKNNMFKPKDLK is encoded by the coding sequence ACCGCACACACCTCTTTTTTTTCGGAGCTGTATGACAAGTATTTAGTAAATCCGGATAGCGTAGAGCCTAGTTGGAGAGCCTTTTTTCAAGGTTTTGACTTTGGCCTAGAAAGCTCGTTAGATGAACTAAGTATTGATGAAAATCGAACTACCGCAATAGTTAACGGTGCAACTAGTGAAATGCCCGAATCTCTTCAAAAAGAGTTTCAAGTAATTCGCTTAATCGATGGCTATAGAAGTCGAGGTCATTTATTTACAGCAACAAATCCAGTTAGAGAGCGAAGACATTACGAACCTTCCTTAGCTATTAAGAACTTTGGCTTAGAGGAATCTGATCTAGCCACTATTTTTAATGCGGGAGATATTATTGGTATTGGACCAAGTTCGTTAAATGAAATTGTAAGACACTTGGAAAGCATTTATTGCGACGCAATTGGTGTTGAATATATGTTTATTCGTAACCCTGAGAGGCTTAAATGGATACAAGATTGGATAAATGTTAATGACAATCATCCAAATTTTAACCCAGAACGGAAAAAGCATATTCTTAAAAAATTGAATCATGCCATATCGTTCGAGACTTTTCTTCATACTAAATATGTAGGTCAAAAAAGGTTTTCTCTGGAAGGGAACGAGTCACTCATACCTGCACTGGATGTTATTGTTGAACGTGCCGCAGAAATGGGCGTTGAACAATTTGTTATGGGTATGGCTCACCGAGGTAGATTAAATGTGCTTACCAATATTTTTGGAAAATCGGCGAAAGATATTTTTAGCGAATTTGATGGTAAAGATTATGAGCAAGAAATTTTCGATGGCGATGTAAAGTACCATTTAGGTTGGACATCTGACCGAAAATCTGACAATGGCAATAAAATTAAAATGAATATTGCTCCTAACCCTTCTCACTTAGAAACAGTAGGTGCAGTTGTAGAAGGCATTGCTAGAGCAAAACAAGATGCCCATTATCAAGATGATTTTTCTAAAGTGCTACCCATAGTAGTTCATGGTGATGCTGCAATTGCAGGTCAAGGTTTAGTGTACGAATTGGTCCAGATGGCAAATCTTGATGGTTATAAAACAGGTGGAACGATACATATTGTTGTAAATAACCAAATAGGGTTTACAACAAACTATTTGGATGCTAGAACATCTACGTATTGTACAGATGTGGCAAAGGTAACTTTAAGTCCGGTGCTACACGTAAATTCAGATGATGCAGAGGCAGTTGTGCATGCGTCACTTTTTGCACTAGAATATAGAATGCGATTTTCTAGTGATGTATTTATTGATTTATTAGGGTATAGAAAATACGGCCATAATGAAGGTGATGAGCCAAGGTTTACACAACCAAAATTATATAAGGCGATAGCAAAGCATAAGAATCCTAGGGATATATATGCAGAAAGATTGATCAAGGAAGATGTTATAGATGATACTTATGTGGCTGAACTTGAAAAGCAATATAAAGACTCTTTAGAAGAAAAATTAGAGGATTCAAGAAAAGAAGATAAGACCGTGATTACGCCATTTATGGCCGATGAGTGGAAAGGCTTTGAAAATGTACGTGAATGGGAGATGATGGATGCCGTTGACACTACTTTTAAGAAGGCTGAATTAACCAAAATTGCTAAAGTACTAACCGAATTGCCTAAGGGCAAGAAGTTTTTACGCAAAGTAGAGAAATTGGTCAATGATCGAAAAAACATGTATTTCGAGTCCGATAATTTGGATTGGGCAATGGGCGAGCTGTTAGCTTATGGTTCACTTTTAGAAGAAGGTTTTGCTGTACGTATGTCTGGTCAAGATGTTGAGCGCGGTACTTTTTCCCATAGGCATGCTGTAATGAAGGTTGAAGAAAGTGAAGAAGAAGTTATCTTGTTGAACAAGTTGTCTGAAAAACAAGCTAAATTTCAAATTTATAATTCACTTTTGTCTGAATATGGTGTTGTAGGATTTGATTACGGGTACGCAATGGCTAGTCCTAATACCTTAACAATTTGGGAGGCACAATTTGGAGACTTTAGTAATGGAGCACAAATTATGATTGACCAATATATTTCTGCTGCAGAAGATAAATGGAAGCTTCAAAACGGATTGGTGATGTTATTACCACATGGTTATGAAGGTCAAGGTGCGGAGCATTCATCTGCAAGAATGGAACGTTATTTACAATTATGTGCTAAGGACAACATGTACATCGCTGATGTTACTACACCTGCACAAATGTTTCATATATTGAGAAGGCAAATGAAGGCTAATTTTAGAAAGCCGTTAATCATATTTACACCTAAGAGTTTATTGCGCCACCCTAAAGCAGTTTCAAAAATTTCTGAATTAACGGAAGGTAGTTTCCAGGAAGTTATAGACGATGAAACTGCTGATGTTAAAAAGGTAAAAAGTTTAGTTTTTTGCACCGGTAAATTCTATTATGATCTATTAGCAGTTAAAGAGGAGCAAAATAGAGATGATGTTGCCCTTGTTAGAGTGGAACAATTATTTCCATTACCTGAGGATAAAATGAAAAAGGTGATGGCAAAATATAAAAATGCAAATGACCTGGTTTGGGCTCAGGAAGAACCTAGAAATATGGGAGCATGGAGTCATTTATTAATGCATTTTAGTGAGGTTCAAAAATTTAGAGTTGTCTCTAGACGTTTTTATGCGGCACCAGCAGCTGGTAGTGCAGTAAGGTCCAAAATAAGACATCAACAAGTAATAGATTATGTCTTTGATAAATCAAAGAATAATATGTTCAAACCCAAAGATTTAAAATAA
- the odhB gene encoding 2-oxoglutarate dehydrogenase complex dihydrolipoyllysine-residue succinyltransferase, which yields MILEMKVPSPGESITEVEIAEWLVQDGDYVEKDQAIAEVDSDKATLELPAEASGTITLKAEEGDAVAVGAIVCLIDTSASKPDGGNNASASAPSKEEAPKKEVEAEKAPQPAKAKETYASGAPSPAAKKILDEKGINEDVVSGSGRDGRITKEDAVNAVPSMGTPTGGNRGETRSKLSMLRRKVAERLVSAKNETAMLTTFNEVDMSAIFALRDKYKEDFKNKHGVGLGFMSFFTKAVVRALDMYPAVNSMIDGKEMVSYDFCDISIAVSGPKGLMVPVIRNAENLTFRGVEAEVKRLAIRAREGEITVDEMTGGTFTITNGGVFGSMLSTPIINPPQSAILGMHNIVERPIARDGAIAIAPIMYVAVSYDHRIIDGKESVGFLVAIKEALENPEELLMDNNVKKALEM from the coding sequence ATGATTCTAGAAATGAAGGTCCCTTCACCGGGAGAATCTATCACGGAGGTAGAAATAGCGGAGTGGTTAGTTCAAGACGGGGATTACGTGGAAAAAGATCAAGCCATTGCTGAGGTAGATTCCGATAAGGCTACTTTGGAATTGCCTGCTGAAGCAAGTGGAACAATTACGTTAAAAGCCGAAGAAGGTGATGCAGTAGCAGTAGGTGCTATTGTTTGTTTAATTGACACCAGTGCTTCAAAACCAGATGGTGGTAACAATGCTTCTGCATCGGCCCCTTCAAAAGAAGAAGCTCCAAAAAAAGAAGTTGAAGCGGAAAAAGCGCCGCAACCTGCTAAAGCTAAAGAAACTTACGCATCGGGTGCGCCATCACCTGCTGCAAAAAAAATATTAGACGAGAAAGGAATAAATGAAGATGTTGTTTCTGGTTCTGGTCGTGATGGTAGAATTACGAAGGAAGATGCTGTAAATGCTGTTCCTTCTATGGGGACACCTACAGGTGGTAATCGCGGTGAAACGCGCTCAAAGTTATCAATGTTGCGCAGAAAAGTTGCAGAAAGATTAGTTTCTGCGAAAAATGAAACAGCAATGTTAACTACTTTTAATGAAGTGGATATGAGTGCCATCTTTGCGCTTAGAGATAAGTATAAAGAAGACTTTAAAAATAAGCATGGTGTTGGTCTTGGATTTATGTCCTTTTTTACAAAAGCCGTAGTTAGAGCTTTAGACATGTATCCTGCTGTTAATTCTATGATTGACGGTAAAGAAATGGTTTCTTATGATTTCTGTGATATTAGTATTGCGGTATCTGGACCAAAGGGTTTGATGGTGCCTGTTATACGTAACGCTGAAAACTTAACCTTTAGAGGTGTTGAAGCTGAGGTGAAGAGATTGGCAATTAGAGCACGTGAGGGCGAAATTACTGTAGATGAAATGACAGGTGGAACCTTTACAATAACTAATGGTGGTGTTTTTGGTTCAATGTTATCTACACCAATTATTAATCCTCCGCAAAGTGCAATATTAGGTATGCATAATATTGTTGAGCGTCCAATAGCAAGAGATGGAGCTATAGCAATTGCACCTATAATGTATGTTGCCGTATCTTATGATCACAGAATCATTGATGGTAAAGAATCTGTAGGTTTCTTAGTTGCTATTAAAGAAGCTTTAGAAAATCCAGAAGAATTGTTGATGGATAATAACGTAAAGAAAGCATTAGAAATGTAA
- a CDS encoding retropepsin-like aspartic protease, producing MKTLKKFLKDKNYIRIPLVLTATDHFEINAEINSVEGRFIIDTGASNTCIGMDRIDHFKLISEESAIKAAGAGATNMETLVSKRNTIELKSWKYKKLEIVLFDLKHVNEALTAHDAEPVDGIIGADILKKSKAIIDYNKKYIYIKKKKR from the coding sequence ATGAAAACCCTCAAAAAATTTTTGAAGGATAAAAATTACATACGTATTCCACTAGTTTTAACCGCAACAGACCATTTTGAAATTAATGCTGAGATAAACTCAGTTGAAGGGCGGTTTATTATAGACACTGGAGCTTCTAATACCTGTATTGGAATGGACCGTATCGATCACTTTAAATTGATTTCTGAAGAATCTGCAATTAAAGCTGCAGGTGCAGGCGCTACCAATATGGAAACGTTAGTTTCTAAAAGGAATACTATTGAATTAAAATCTTGGAAGTATAAAAAACTAGAGATTGTACTTTTTGATTTAAAGCACGTAAACGAAGCGCTAACCGCACACGATGCAGAACCGGTTGACGGAATTATTGGAGCAGACATTTTAAAAAAATCGAAAGCAATTATAGACTATAACAAAAAGTATATTTATATAAAAAAGAAAAAACGTTGA
- a CDS encoding TatD family hydrolase: protein MIITDTHTHLYSEAFDEDRKETVQKAIDLGVKRFFIPAIDSTYTERMLALEKDFPGQMFLMTGLHPTHVKENFEEELAHVEKMLDNHTYYAIGEIGIDLYWEKKYFKQQQIAFRKQIQIAKKYKLPIVIHCRDAFDEIFEILEEEKSDDLWGIFHCFTGSYEQAKKAISYNMKLGIGGVVTFKNGKIDTFLKKIELKHIVLETDSPYLAPKPYRGKRNESAYIVKVLEKLADIHGVPNEQIALETTRNSIAVFGI, encoded by the coding sequence ATGATTATAACCGATACACATACACACTTATATAGCGAAGCTTTTGATGAAGATAGAAAAGAAACCGTACAGAAAGCAATTGATTTAGGGGTTAAGCGGTTTTTTATTCCTGCTATCGATTCTACCTATACAGAACGTATGTTGGCTTTAGAGAAAGACTTTCCCGGTCAAATGTTCTTAATGACAGGTTTGCATCCCACGCATGTGAAAGAAAATTTTGAGGAAGAACTGGCGCATGTAGAAAAAATGTTAGATAACCATACCTATTATGCGATTGGGGAAATAGGAATTGATCTATATTGGGAAAAGAAATACTTTAAACAACAACAAATTGCATTTAGGAAACAAATACAAATAGCGAAAAAGTACAAGTTGCCAATAGTAATACATTGTCGTGATGCCTTTGATGAGATTTTTGAGATTTTAGAAGAGGAAAAGAGTGATGATTTATGGGGAATATTTCATTGTTTTACGGGATCTTATGAGCAAGCAAAAAAGGCTATTTCATATAATATGAAATTAGGTATTGGTGGGGTAGTGACCTTTAAGAACGGGAAAATAGATACCTTTTTAAAAAAAATTGAATTAAAACATATTGTATTGGAAACTGATTCGCCCTATTTAGCTCCTAAACCTTATAGAGGTAAAAGAAATGAAAGTGCATATATTGTTAAAGTACTTGAAAAATTAGCAGATATTCATGGTGTTCCCAATGAACAAATAGCTTTGGAAACAACCAGGAACTCCATAGCGGTTTTTGGTATTTAA
- a CDS encoding asparaginase: MTGEKRNILLIYTGGTIGMMKDYTSGSLKAFDFSQLLKNIPELNQLDCTISSYSFDQPIDSSNMNPTHWVAISDIIAEKYDEYDGFVVLHGSDTMSYTASALSFLLENLSKPVILTGSQLPIGDLRTDAKENLITAIQIAALEKNGKAIIQEVGLYFEYKLYRGNRTTKINAEHFKAFASLNYPHLIESGVHLSIFNEYLLSQKRNIKLKPHRNMDNNVAILKIFPGINKNIIDAILGAENLKALVLETYGSGNAPMEIWFLERLKSAIKNGIHIINVTQCSGGSVMMGHYETSSKLKKMQVINGKDITTESAITKAMYLLGSDVSHDLFKTVFETSLRGEML; encoded by the coding sequence TTGACGGGAGAGAAAAGAAATATTTTATTGATATATACAGGCGGTACCATTGGTATGATGAAGGATTATACCTCTGGGTCTCTAAAAGCTTTTGATTTTTCTCAGCTATTAAAAAATATTCCTGAGTTAAATCAGTTGGACTGTACTATATCTAGTTACTCTTTTGACCAACCTATAGATTCATCTAATATGAACCCTACGCATTGGGTTGCAATTTCAGATATAATTGCTGAAAAATATGATGAATATGATGGTTTTGTGGTATTACACGGTAGTGATACAATGAGCTATACGGCATCAGCATTAAGTTTTTTACTTGAAAATTTATCAAAACCTGTGATTTTAACCGGATCTCAATTGCCCATAGGTGATTTACGAACCGATGCAAAAGAGAATTTAATAACCGCTATTCAAATTGCGGCATTGGAAAAAAATGGGAAGGCTATAATACAAGAGGTAGGACTTTATTTTGAATATAAATTATATAGAGGGAATAGAACAACTAAAATAAATGCCGAACACTTTAAAGCATTCGCGTCATTAAATTACCCTCATCTCATTGAATCTGGAGTTCATTTATCAATATTTAATGAATATTTATTGTCTCAAAAAAGAAATATAAAATTAAAACCGCATCGAAATATGGATAATAATGTTGCTATTTTAAAAATATTTCCAGGAATTAACAAGAATATTATTGATGCTATATTGGGAGCCGAAAATTTAAAAGCGCTTGTTTTAGAAACATATGGATCAGGTAATGCGCCAATGGAAATTTGGTTTTTAGAAAGATTAAAAAGTGCCATAAAAAATGGTATCCATATTATTAACGTTACTCAATGTTCTGGAGGTTCTGTTATGATGGGGCATTATGAAACAAGTTCTAAGCTTAAAAAAATGCAAGTTATTAACGGTAAGGATATTACAACAGAATCGGCAATTACAAAGGCCATGTATCTATTGGGCAGTGATGTCTCGCATGACCTTTTTAAAACAGTTTTTGAAACTTCTTTACGTGGCGAAATGCTTTAA
- a CDS encoding MotA/TolQ/ExbB proton channel family protein, whose product MKKLFPSLAIAGAFVAGTNIVSAKVATVALLVQDGAPEAEKGFTQVLKEMFITGGAGFMGIVLLCLILGLAVAIERIIYLNMASTNSAKLKQQVEDALASGGVEAAKEVCRNTKGPVASIYYQGLDRAGESVESAEKAVVAYGGVQMGQLEKNVSWLSLFIAIAPMLGFMGTVIGMIQAFQKIAAVGNLSASLIAGDIQVALLTTVFGLITAIILQIFYNYIIAKIDSIVNDMEDSSITLIDMLVDHKK is encoded by the coding sequence ATGAAAAAATTATTCCCAAGCCTGGCAATTGCTGGGGCATTTGTAGCAGGTACAAATATTGTAAGTGCAAAAGTAGCAACAGTGGCCTTGTTAGTACAAGATGGTGCACCTGAAGCAGAAAAAGGATTTACTCAAGTTTTAAAAGAAATGTTTATTACTGGTGGTGCCGGTTTTATGGGTATCGTTCTTTTATGTTTGATTCTTGGTTTGGCAGTTGCTATTGAAAGAATTATCTATTTAAATATGGCAAGTACAAATTCTGCTAAATTAAAACAACAAGTAGAAGATGCATTGGCTTCAGGTGGTGTTGAAGCGGCTAAAGAAGTTTGTAGAAATACAAAAGGACCTGTAGCTTCAATTTACTATCAAGGTTTGGATAGAGCTGGTGAAAGTGTTGAGTCTGCTGAAAAAGCTGTAGTAGCTTACGGTGGAGTTCAAATGGGTCAATTAGAGAAAAATGTTTCTTGGTTGTCCTTATTTATCGCTATTGCACCAATGCTTGGTTTCATGGGTACGGTAATTGGTATGATTCAGGCCTTCCAGAAAATTGCAGCTGTGGGTAACTTAAGTGCATCTCTTATTGCAGGTGATATTCAGGTTGCATTATTAACAACTGTATTTGGTCTTATTACGGCTATTATACTACAAATTTTCTATAACTACATTATCGCTAAAATTGATAGCATTGTTAATGATATGGAAGATTCTTCTATCACTTTAATTGACATGTTGGTAGATCACAAAAAATAA
- a CDS encoding ExbD/TolR family protein, with product MARRAGAPEVSAGSMADIAFLLLIFFLVTTTIETDAGLDRMLPPMEPPTEEPPVIKQKNIFTVNINRNGQLLVEDEILPIDKLREKAMAFLDNGGAAQGSPDYCSYCKGKRIAESSDNPTKAIISLKNDRETKYSTYITVQNELVGAYNDLRNREAKRLFGKDYVAMEAEYLNPETDDSVKEELKEKVTRIQGLFPQKLSEAETSSE from the coding sequence ATGGCTAGAAGAGCAGGAGCACCAGAAGTTAGTGCGGGTTCAATGGCAGACATAGCTTTCCTATTGCTTATCTTTTTCCTAGTAACAACTACTATTGAAACAGATGCAGGTTTGGATCGTATGTTACCGCCAATGGAACCACCTACAGAGGAACCACCGGTTATTAAACAAAAGAACATTTTTACGGTAAATATTAACCGTAATGGACAATTGTTAGTAGAAGATGAGATTCTTCCAATTGATAAGTTACGTGAAAAGGCTATGGCGTTTTTAGATAACGGTGGAGCAGCACAAGGTAGTCCAGATTACTGTAGCTATTGTAAAGGAAAACGAATTGCTGAATCTTCGGATAATCCAACAAAAGCAATTATTTCTCTTAAGAATGATCGTGAAACTAAGTATAGTACCTACATTACGGTTCAAAATGAATTGGTAGGCGCTTATAATGATCTTAGAAATAGAGAAGCTAAACGATTATTTGGAAAAGATTATGTTGCAATGGAAGCAGAGTATTTAAACCCTGAAACTGATGACTCTGTAAAAGAAGAGTTGAAAGAAAAGGTGACAAGAATACAAGGTTTGTTTCCACAGAAATTATCTGAAGCTGAAACTTCAAGCGAATAA
- a CDS encoding ExbD/TolR family protein → MSKFAKKKDGEVPAVSTASLPDIVFMLLFFFMTVTVMKDSSLKVENVLPNASEVKKLEKKDRVIYIYVGKPTREYEKTFGTEPKIQLNDKFASTTEVGDYILMERAKKPQELQNVLTTALKVDKNASMGLISDIKQELRKVNALKVNYTTYEGDAFNNLQ, encoded by the coding sequence ATGTCAAAATTTGCAAAGAAAAAAGATGGAGAGGTACCAGCGGTATCAACAGCGTCGCTACCTGACATTGTATTTATGCTTTTGTTTTTCTTTATGACGGTTACCGTTATGAAGGATAGTTCCTTGAAAGTTGAAAACGTACTTCCAAATGCTAGTGAAGTTAAGAAATTGGAGAAGAAAGATCGTGTAATATATATTTATGTTGGAAAACCAACAAGAGAATATGAAAAGACTTTTGGAACCGAACCAAAAATCCAACTAAACGACAAATTTGCTAGTACAACAGAAGTAGGTGATTATATTTTGATGGAGAGAGCTAAAAAGCCTCAAGAACTTCAAAATGTTTTAACAACAGCTCTCAAAGTTGACAAGAACGCAAGTATGGGATTAATATCCGATATTAAACAAGAGTTAAGAAAGGTAAACGCTTTAAAGGTAAATTATACTACCTATGAAGGGGATGCTTTTAATAATCTACAATAG
- a CDS encoding porin family protein yields the protein MRYVILFFFIGFLSFGQTFNDGSNDERYFEDQFYLGLSYNFLLNHPEGSNQRNLSYGLSAGLIKDIPINPRGTYAIGIGAGIALNSYYSNLVANLSGDAIVYSIEDNITRSKLETHLIEFPVELRWRNSTIEEYKFWRIYTGIKAAYVAGARSKFVSDTASDGFYNTDLSKFQYGLTLSFGYNTFNLHAYYALTNLFDGKASVNNEILQYKPLRIGLIFYIL from the coding sequence ATGCGTTATGTAATTTTATTCTTTTTTATTGGATTTTTATCCTTTGGACAAACTTTTAATGACGGATCAAATGATGAACGTTATTTTGAAGATCAGTTTTATTTAGGGTTGTCCTATAATTTTTTATTGAATCATCCTGAAGGTTCTAATCAACGTAATTTGTCGTACGGTCTAAGTGCTGGATTGATTAAAGATATTCCCATAAACCCAAGAGGGACATACGCTATTGGAATAGGGGCGGGGATTGCTTTAAATAGTTATTACTCCAATTTGGTGGCAAATTTATCTGGAGATGCAATTGTTTATAGTATTGAGGATAATATAACAAGAAGTAAACTAGAAACACACCTAATAGAATTTCCTGTAGAATTAAGATGGCGTAATTCAACTATTGAAGAATATAAATTCTGGAGAATTTACACAGGTATTAAAGCTGCCTATGTAGCTGGGGCTAGGTCTAAGTTTGTTTCTGATACTGCAAGTGATGGATTTTACAATACCGACTTGTCTAAATTTCAATATGGACTAACATTAAGCTTTGGGTATAATACTTTTAATCTACATGCGTATTATGCACTTACCAATCTTTTTGATGGTAAGGCCTCAGTCAACAATGAAATTTTACAGTATAAACCACTTCGTATTGGTCTTATCTTTTATATTTTATAG
- the rpoN gene encoding RNA polymerase factor sigma-54, with amino-acid sequence MLKQHLQFKLSQKLSPQQIQLMKLIQLPTQAFEQRLKQELEENPALETGKEDLEASNDEYDDIYEDSSDNETINTEDINIDDYLSDDEIPDYRTKANNYSTDDEEKSVPYAAGISFNQHLINQLNTVYLSDDEWTIAEFLVGSVDESGYIRRPIVDIMDDLAFTQNVYTDEQTITKILSIVQDLDPPGVGARSLEECLIIQLERKDITPSIELATAILKKSFEHFTKKHYQKLIQKHNITEAELKQAISEIERLNPKPGGSYSGNNRIVEHVVPDFAIRITEGELELTLNGRNAPELHVSREYSNMLKGYKEAKDKSKSQKDTVMFIKQKLDAAKWFIDAIRQRQQTLFITMNSIMHYQKEYFLTGDERNLRPMILKDIADEIGMDVSTVSRVANSKYVDTPYGTKLIKEYFSESMKNEQGEDVSTKEIKKILETVILNEVKKKPLTDDKLAAILKEKGYPIARRTVAKYREQLNIPVARMRKEI; translated from the coding sequence ATGCTGAAACAACACTTACAATTTAAACTTTCACAAAAACTATCGCCTCAGCAAATTCAATTGATGAAGCTGATTCAATTGCCTACACAAGCATTTGAACAACGATTAAAGCAAGAATTAGAAGAAAATCCCGCTCTAGAAACTGGGAAGGAAGATTTAGAAGCTAGTAATGATGAGTATGATGATATCTATGAAGATAGTTCTGACAATGAAACCATCAATACAGAAGATATCAATATTGATGATTATTTAAGTGATGATGAAATTCCAGATTATAGAACCAAAGCCAATAATTACAGTACAGATGACGAAGAAAAAAGTGTACCATATGCTGCCGGTATTTCGTTTAATCAACATTTAATTAATCAACTTAACACCGTTTATCTAAGTGATGATGAATGGACAATTGCAGAATTTCTTGTTGGTAGTGTGGATGAAAGTGGATATATCAGAAGGCCTATAGTCGACATTATGGACGATTTAGCTTTTACACAAAATGTATATACCGATGAACAAACCATCACAAAAATACTATCAATTGTACAGGATTTAGACCCACCAGGTGTTGGTGCACGTTCATTAGAGGAGTGTTTAATAATTCAACTAGAACGTAAAGACATTACACCAAGTATTGAGCTAGCTACTGCAATTCTTAAAAAATCGTTTGAGCATTTCACTAAAAAGCATTATCAAAAATTAATTCAAAAACATAACATTACCGAGGCTGAATTAAAACAAGCCATTAGTGAAATTGAAAGATTAAATCCTAAACCAGGAGGCTCGTATTCCGGAAATAATAGAATTGTAGAGCACGTTGTTCCTGATTTCGCCATCAGAATTACGGAAGGAGAATTGGAATTAACCTTAAATGGAAGAAATGCTCCAGAACTCCACGTATCAAGAGAATATAGCAACATGCTTAAAGGCTATAAAGAAGCCAAGGACAAGTCCAAATCCCAAAAAGACACGGTAATGTTCATTAAGCAGAAGTTAGACGCCGCAAAGTGGTTTATAGATGCGATCAGGCAGAGACAACAGACATTGTTTATAACAATGAATTCCATAATGCATTATCAAAAAGAATATTTTTTAACAGGCGACGAACGTAATCTTCGCCCTATGATATTAAAAGACATTGCTGATGAAATTGGAATGGACGTTTCAACGGTCTCAAGAGTTGCAAATAGCAAATATGTTGACACCCCATATGGCACTAAATTGATAAAGGAATATTTTTCTGAATCGATGAAGAATGAACAGGGCGAGGATGTTTCCACTAAGGAAATTAAAAAAATCCTAGAGACTGTTATCCTTAATGAAGTAAAAAAGAAACCGCTGACAGATGATAAACTTGCCGCAATATTAAAAGAAAAAGGATACCCAATAGCAAGACGCACCGTGGCTAAATATAGGGAACAACTAAATATACCCGTTGCTCGAATGAGAAAAGAAATCTAA